The Aphanothece sacrum FPU1 genome includes the window TGAAATAATGTTTAATAGGACTTGGATTATCTAATACGAGTCTATAAGGTTTACCCGTAATCAATTCTAAATGATTCGGAACAAATTTTAATTCCCCTGAAACAGTACCCATACTAACATGAATTTCTGTCATAGTACCAGCCGCTAAAACAGGAGAAACACTCAATATTGCCCAACCAATAAACATACTTAAGAAAAAGGCTAATAAGTATCGAAAAAAGCGAGAAGTTAACATGATTGATTTACCTATTTTAAATATTTTTCTAACAAAATAGCTAAATTTTCCTTAATCTCAGGGCTAATTTTATCCAATGGGGTAAGAATAGCATATTTTAAGGCATAATGAGCCTCAGAAATTGGGGGATTTTGACTTAATTGTTTAACCGTTTCTAAAATGACTTTTTGAGCATTAATAGCATTACGATGTAAGTTATCAATAATCATCTCTACAGTAACATGATCATGATCTCGATGCCAACAATCATAATCAGTAACTAATCCTAACGTAGCATAAGCAATTTCGGCTTCTCTGGCTAATTTTGCCTCTGGCAAATTAGTCATTCCAATAATAGAAGCATCCCAACTGCGATACAAATTTGATTCAGCAATGGTAGAAAAAGCGGGCCCTTCCATACAGACATAAGTCCCGCCTCGGTGTAAATTAATATCAGGTAAAGCTAAACTCTGTACTGCATCCCCTAAAATAGCGGCTAATTTATTACAAACGGGATGTCCAAAACCAATATGTGCCACAATTCCTGATCCAAAAAAAGTAGATATTCTCTGACTAGTACGATCAATAAATTGATCAGGAATTACCATATCTAACGGTTTAATTTCCCCTTTCAAAGAACCCACAGCCGAAGCAGAAATAATATATTCTACCCCTAATTGTTTCATACCGTAGATATTAGCACGAAAGGGTAATTCTGAGGGGATTAAATGATGATTGCGTCCATGACGAGCCAAAAAAGCCACGGGAGTCCCTTCTAATGTTCCTACAATATAAGCATCAGAAGGGCGACCGAAAGGAGTATCTATTTGTATTTCTTGCCGATCTTTAAGGGCATCCATTTGGTATAAACCACTACCGCCAATGATGCCAATTTTTGCTTGAGTCATGATGGATTTTAATAGGGAATAGGACAGTTAAAATATTTAGATTATTTTGAGATTTTAGGAGCAATTACGAGTTAGGCAGTTAGGCTATTTACTGACTGAAAATACTGTTGAAAATATTGTTGATACAATAAACAACCAAATGTTATTTTAGTGCCTTGGAGATTGATCAATCCTAAACTTTGTAACTTAATTGATTGAACTACATCTAACTTAAGAGGTTCTTGACCTAACATAACTTTAGCTAAGGCTTCGACAAGTCTAGGATCTTGTTCTACATACCGTAGCTGTCGTTGTAAATGCTCCTGATAAATATGTTGAGGTGATAAGGGAGAAGTCGTTAATAATTGGTCTAGAGTAACATCTGCTCGGTAAATATGATATAAAGCGAGCCTTAATAAATAAGGATTTCCCCCTACTAAATCCATCAGTTTTGTTACTTCTTCCAATGACCAATTTAATTGATAACGCTTGGCTAAATCTTGCACCTGTTCGGGGCTTAACATCGGTAATTCAATAGGCAAACCTACATTAAAAGGAGATTGATTCATATTTAAAGGGATATAAACCTCAGAGGAATGAACCACTACTAAGCGTAATTTTTGCCAAAGTTCTCGATTTTTTCCTTCTTCGTGCCAAGCTCG containing:
- a CDS encoding cupredoxin domain-containing protein — protein: MLTSRFFRYLLAFFLSMFIGWAILSVSPVLAAGTMTEIHVSMGTVSGELKFVPNHLELITGKPYRLVLDNPSPIKHYFTAKDFADVSWTQKVEAGNVEIKGAIHELELKPGAKAQWVLVPMKPGTYELYCSIAGHAKAGMTGEIVILP
- a CDS encoding S-methyl-5'-thioadenosine phosphorylase, producing MTQAKIGIIGGSGLYQMDALKDRQEIQIDTPFGRPSDAYIVGTLEGTPVAFLARHGRNHHLIPSELPFRANIYGMKQLGVEYIISASAVGSLKGEIKPLDMVIPDQFIDRTSQRISTFFGSGIVAHIGFGHPVCNKLAAILGDAVQSLALPDINLHRGGTYVCMEGPAFSTIAESNLYRSWDASIIGMTNLPEAKLAREAEIAYATLGLVTDYDCWHRDHDHVTVEMIIDNLHRNAINAQKVILETVKQLSQNPPISEAHYALKYAILTPLDKISPEIKENLAILLEKYLK